Proteins encoded by one window of Geobacter sp. DSM 9736:
- a CDS encoding DUF421 domain-containing protein: MNLFPENWSQVFALQTPLLELIARGAAMYFGIIVLMRLMPRRSGGELAMMDLIFALLIADAAAHALGSYTSVTDGIILVITIMACNYLINTLSYRVRFIERLVSAPPLQIIRDGQLLRRNMRRELLTEEELMSYLRQQGFDRVEEVKAAYVEGEGKITVISRKSGK; encoded by the coding sequence ATGAACCTGTTTCCTGAAAATTGGTCCCAGGTATTCGCGCTCCAGACTCCGCTTCTCGAACTTATCGCGCGGGGCGCTGCCATGTATTTCGGCATCATCGTCCTCATGCGCCTCATGCCCCGTCGCAGCGGTGGGGAGCTGGCCATGATGGACCTGATATTCGCGCTCCTCATCGCAGATGCAGCCGCCCACGCGCTGGGCAGCTACACCTCCGTTACCGACGGCATCATACTGGTCATCACTATCATGGCATGTAACTACCTGATCAACACCCTGAGCTATCGGGTTCGGTTCATTGAGCGCCTGGTTTCTGCGCCCCCTTTGCAGATCATCCGGGACGGGCAGCTTCTGCGGCGCAACATGCGCCGGGAGCTTCTCACCGAAGAGGAACTTATGAGTTATCTGCGACAGCAGGGCTTTGATAGAGTCGAAGAGGTAAAAGCCGCTTATGTTGAGGGAGAAGGAAAGATCACTGTTATCAGCCGCAAGAGCGGCAAATAG
- a CDS encoding bacteriohemerythrin translates to MTVVGITWNDNLATGNDVVDGQHKELIRRLDMFIEACDAGKGKEELVTILQFLDDYIHAHFEAEEELQEKMNFAFRASHRKHHEEFIRDFTMLKKRFLLQGSDAGLAVDIRDFVVGWLLNHILEKDMMFSKMKTEAAG, encoded by the coding sequence ATGACTGTCGTGGGAATCACATGGAACGATAATCTGGCGACGGGAAACGATGTGGTGGACGGCCAGCACAAGGAGCTAATCCGAAGGCTCGACATGTTCATCGAAGCCTGCGACGCCGGCAAGGGAAAGGAGGAACTGGTGACGATCCTCCAGTTTCTCGACGATTACATTCACGCGCACTTCGAGGCCGAAGAAGAGCTGCAGGAGAAGATGAATTTCGCATTCCGGGCAAGTCACCGCAAACACCACGAGGAATTCATCCGCGACTTCACAATGCTCAAGAAACGGTTCCTGCTGCAGGGATCAGATGCCGGCCTCGCTGTAGATATCAGGGACTTCGTGGTGGGGTGGCTGCTGAACCACATCCTGGAGAAGGATATGATGTTCAGCAAGATGAAGACCGAGGCTGCAGGTTGA
- a CDS encoding exopolysaccharide biosynthesis protein: MSIFTDRDKRRGNASSGAGSSGGPSVNAGRISTFEQVLDLIDQSAADQDRVSLGMILEAVGGRSFGPLLLVAGIILASPLSAIPGMPTTVGSLLLLTAGQLLLRRRHLWLPRWLLRRSIGRERLVKSIAWLRKPARAVDRRVRPRLPGLIQSAGLAVIALLCILIASVLPFMELVPLSAHVAGVAVTAFGLSLIARDGLMALVAMAVTATACGSLIYQLI; this comes from the coding sequence ATGAGCATCTTTACCGACCGGGATAAACGCAGAGGAAATGCCTCATCGGGCGCCGGAAGCTCCGGGGGCCCCTCGGTGAACGCAGGGAGGATCTCAACCTTCGAGCAGGTGCTCGATCTGATCGACCAATCGGCGGCCGATCAGGATCGTGTGTCGCTGGGGATGATCCTGGAGGCGGTCGGGGGTAGGTCTTTCGGGCCGCTGCTGCTGGTGGCCGGCATTATTCTGGCTTCGCCTCTGAGCGCCATTCCGGGGATGCCTACGACGGTGGGAAGCCTACTGCTGCTGACGGCGGGACAGCTGCTGTTGCGGAGGCGGCATTTGTGGCTGCCGCGCTGGCTGTTGAGGCGTTCGATCGGCCGGGAGAGGCTGGTCAAATCCATCGCCTGGCTCCGAAAACCTGCACGTGCCGTGGACCGCCGGGTCCGGCCGCGTCTTCCGGGACTGATTCAGAGTGCAGGTCTCGCAGTCATCGCTCTGCTCTGTATTCTCATTGCCTCTGTCCTCCCCTTCATGGAGCTCGTCCCCCTGTCGGCACATGTCGCCGGGGTTGCCGTAACAGCCTTCGGACTTTCGCTCATAGCGCGTGACGGGTTGATGGCCCTCGTCGCCATGGCAGTTACCGCGACGGCCTGCGGATCGCTGATATACCAGTTGATCTGA
- a CDS encoding DUF1428 domain-containing protein, with protein MERYIDGFLIPLAKERLEEYRAMAEKAGKVWMEHGALEYIECIGDDLDQKEMVSFRQSAGASDGETVVFSWIVYESREHRDKVNAAVMNDPRIKEMMESGASPFDCKRMAYGGFKTLVKL; from the coding sequence ATGGAAAGATACATTGACGGCTTCTTGATCCCTTTGGCTAAGGAGAGGTTGGAAGAATACAGAGCAATGGCAGAAAAAGCCGGTAAGGTGTGGATGGAGCATGGCGCACTGGAGTACATCGAGTGCATCGGCGACGATCTGGATCAGAAGGAAATGGTGTCGTTCAGGCAATCGGCCGGGGCCTCTGACGGAGAAACCGTGGTGTTCTCCTGGATCGTTTATGAGTCGCGGGAGCACAGGGATAAGGTGAACGCGGCAGTAATGAACGACCCGAGGATAAAAGAAATGATGGAGTCAGGCGCCAGTCCCTTCGACTGCAAGCGCATGGCATACGGAGGCTTCAAGACACTCGTCAAGCTGTGA